In Synechococcus sp. KORDI-100, a single window of DNA contains:
- a CDS encoding aminotransferase class V-fold PLP-dependent enzyme produces the protein MNGAQFRDLFPALANKTYFNFGGQGPLPTPSLNAITSCWQRIQELGPFTTDLWPFIGTELNSTRQQLAKLCGVAPHRLALTENVTSGCVLPLWGLPFSPGDHLLISDCEHPGVVAACAELARREGLQINTLPVQNLRGDPSARDAGVMDALEQTLQPRTRLVVLSHLLWNTGQIMPITAVADRLSNHPHRPFLLVDAAQSFGQIPTDQAAAAADIYGFTGHKWACGPEGLGGVALSERLLAEANPTLIGWRSLRNESKADPSNLNPFHHDSRRFEVATSCVPLMAGLRCSLDLLEQTGSPEQRLQQIRSLSGRVWQGLADVPGVTPLLSSAPVSGLVSFTWGSEQPLGDLVKQLGSEGIWIRDLADPDCLRACTHTFTTDEEVDALIEALKRLATT, from the coding sequence CTGAACGGCGCTCAATTCAGAGATCTCTTCCCAGCACTGGCCAACAAGACCTATTTCAATTTCGGTGGGCAAGGACCTCTCCCCACCCCATCGTTGAACGCGATCACCAGCTGTTGGCAGCGCATTCAGGAACTGGGGCCATTCACAACCGATCTCTGGCCCTTCATCGGCACTGAGCTGAACAGCACCCGGCAGCAGTTAGCCAAGCTCTGCGGTGTCGCCCCCCATCGTCTTGCTCTTACGGAGAACGTCACCAGTGGATGCGTGTTGCCGCTCTGGGGTCTGCCGTTCAGCCCTGGCGATCACCTGCTGATCAGCGACTGCGAACACCCAGGTGTTGTGGCCGCCTGCGCCGAGCTGGCCCGTCGCGAGGGACTGCAGATCAACACCCTGCCGGTGCAGAACCTGCGAGGCGATCCGAGCGCCAGAGATGCCGGCGTGATGGATGCTCTTGAGCAAACCCTGCAGCCAAGGACCCGGCTGGTGGTGCTGTCCCATCTGCTCTGGAACACCGGCCAGATCATGCCGATCACCGCGGTGGCTGATCGCCTGAGCAACCACCCGCATCGGCCCTTCCTGCTGGTGGATGCCGCCCAGAGCTTCGGCCAGATCCCTACCGATCAAGCGGCCGCGGCGGCTGACATCTATGGCTTCACCGGCCACAAGTGGGCCTGCGGGCCGGAGGGACTCGGCGGAGTCGCGCTGTCTGAGCGGCTGCTTGCGGAGGCCAATCCAACCCTGATCGGCTGGCGCAGTCTCCGCAATGAGAGCAAGGCAGACCCCAGCAATCTCAATCCGTTCCACCACGACAGTCGACGCTTTGAAGTGGCCACCAGTTGCGTGCCCCTGATGGCAGGTCTGCGTTGCTCGCTCGATCTGCTTGAGCAGACCGGCTCCCCAGAGCAGCGACTGCAGCAAATCCGCTCGCTGAGCGGCAGGGTCTGGCAGGGGCTCGCAGATGTGCCCGGGGTGACGCCGCTTCTCTCCAGTGCGCCGGTGAGCGGACTCGTGAGCTTCACGTGGGGCAGCGAGCAGCCCCTCGGCGACCTGGTGAAACAGCTTGGCAGCGAGGGAATCTGGATCCGAGATCTGGCGGATCCTGATTGCCTGCGGGCCTGCACCCACACGTTCACAACAGACGAGGAGGTGGACGCCTTGATCGAGGCCTTGAAGCGACTGGCCACGACCTGA
- a CDS encoding NifU family protein translates to MSTDTMALTLENVEKVLDELRPFLMADGGNVEVVELDGPIVKVRLQGACGSCPSSTMTLKMGIERKMRESIPEVSEVVQVL, encoded by the coding sequence ATGAGCACCGACACCATGGCCCTCACCCTCGAGAACGTGGAGAAGGTGCTGGATGAACTGCGGCCCTTCCTGATGGCCGATGGCGGCAACGTGGAAGTGGTGGAGCTCGATGGCCCGATCGTGAAGGTGAGGCTGCAGGGCGCCTGCGGCAGCTGCCCCAGCAGCACCATGACCTTAAAGATGGGCATTGAACGCAAGATGCGCGAATCGATCCCGGAGGTGAGCGAAGTGGTTCAGGTGCTCTGA
- a CDS encoding gamma-glutamylcyclotransferase: protein MQSLDRLFVYGTLKANGSAHDLIRGAEREADGLVENAEVIEVRGYPMLRSGSGTVPGEVYLIPEDRWSALDEWEDAPRAYQRRKRRLMDGREVWVYEAP from the coding sequence GTGCAGTCGCTTGATCGCCTGTTTGTCTACGGCACCCTGAAGGCCAACGGCAGCGCCCATGATCTGATCCGGGGGGCTGAACGGGAAGCCGACGGCCTTGTTGAAAACGCCGAAGTGATCGAGGTGCGCGGTTATCCGATGCTCAGATCAGGATCGGGAACGGTGCCCGGGGAGGTGTATCTCATCCCCGAGGATCGGTGGAGTGCTCTTGATGAGTGGGAGGACGCCCCAAGGGCTTATCAGCGCCGTAAGCGGCGACTCATGGATGGTCGCGAAGTGTGGGTTTATGAGGCGCCCTGA
- a CDS encoding DUF4079 domain-containing protein: MTAVDWLWLLHPALAVVIIYPLIGMVLRLAWQTRQRRVNKVKHPAVVGHDHSQLGRWLAASVQCLVLIALAVAIGSKVPLAEFSGGIGRAGLLVLVLLGSVASLVALWFSQALSLRLVFALISWAGVLGLGAQPEVWKQDHYWSGVVVTGLMLCSLALRPEILRDLRLRRLHITFSVLAAALFVVQGITGSRDLLEIPLSWQKPAVYACDFEAKVCPAPPQGAS, translated from the coding sequence GTGACCGCCGTTGATTGGTTGTGGCTCCTGCATCCGGCTTTGGCCGTCGTGATCATTTATCCGCTGATCGGCATGGTGCTGCGACTCGCCTGGCAGACCCGCCAGCGACGGGTCAACAAGGTGAAGCACCCGGCAGTTGTCGGCCACGACCACAGCCAGCTCGGTCGCTGGTTGGCCGCATCGGTGCAGTGTCTGGTGCTGATTGCTCTGGCGGTAGCGATTGGCAGCAAGGTGCCCCTTGCTGAATTCTCCGGCGGGATTGGTCGAGCCGGTCTGTTGGTTCTGGTGCTGCTGGGCAGCGTTGCCAGCCTGGTGGCACTTTGGTTTAGCCAGGCATTGTCGTTGCGTCTGGTCTTCGCGCTGATCAGCTGGGCTGGCGTGCTGGGGCTTGGCGCCCAACCCGAGGTGTGGAAACAGGATCACTACTGGTCGGGCGTTGTGGTCACCGGCCTGATGCTCTGTTCACTCGCCCTCCGCCCCGAGATCCTGCGCGACCTTCGCCTTCGGCGTCTGCACATCACGTTCTCCGTCTTGGCGGCCGCCCTGTTCGTGGTTCAGGGCATCACCGGCAGCCGTGATCTGCTGGAGATTCCACTGAGCTGGCAGAAACCGGCCGTGTACGCCTGCGATTTCGAGGCGAAGGTGTGTCCAGCACCGCCTCAGGGCGCCTCATAA
- a CDS encoding calcium-binding protein: MDHLQKKYFTLKSQVGTKRHDFLASHKGRHGNLFGGPGRDTLVASGGHDLLHGGAGADVYAIATTDREQRRLARKGKHHVHSIMDFDPSEGDTLDLSHVVDNVKDLKFIGDKPYRGQRGVIRFLPNGYPEPPTTVEGNKKNRNFEGDLLKVSRLIEAGSQNSSSRSSTFRSRRHRKLLSRPMFRQSRRHRPHLHQRRQLFTLFPSRQMYLTQ, encoded by the coding sequence ATGGATCATCTTCAAAAAAAGTACTTCACGCTTAAATCTCAAGTTGGCACCAAGCGTCATGATTTCTTAGCATCTCATAAGGGACGCCATGGAAACCTCTTTGGCGGTCCTGGCCGTGACACTCTCGTTGCGTCTGGTGGCCACGATCTGCTGCATGGTGGGGCGGGTGCTGATGTTTATGCAATTGCAACAACGGATAGAGAGCAGCGAAGACTTGCAAGGAAAGGCAAGCATCATGTGCACTCAATAATGGATTTTGATCCATCAGAGGGTGACACCCTAGATCTGTCTCACGTCGTAGACAACGTTAAAGATTTGAAATTTATTGGTGATAAGCCTTATCGAGGTCAGCGTGGCGTTATTCGTTTCCTTCCCAATGGTTACCCAGAGCCACCAACTACTGTGGAAGGCAACAAGAAAAATCGAAACTTCGAAGGGGATCTACTCAAGGTGAGCCGCTTGATTGAGGCTGGTTCCCAGAATTCAAGCTCCCGGTCTTCCACTTTCCGGAGCCGACGCCACCGAAAACTTCTCTCCCGTCCCATGTTCCGCCAATCCCGCCGACACCGCCCACACCTCCACCAGCGCCGCCAGTTGTTCACATTATTCCCAAGTCGCCAGATGTACCTCACACAGTAA
- a CDS encoding malate:quinone oxidoreductase has translation MADGHYDAVLVGAGIMGATLAALLHELDPDLRLLMVERLDAPALESSAAVNNAGTGHAANCELNYTPLQADGTVATSKAVAINAAFERSLEFWGSLAERGSLDPREFLHQAAHISAVWTDDNIAFLKQRFGQLRELPAFAAMHWSEDRQQLMEWMPLVMEGRDPQQPVAATRIERGTDIDFGALTRAYLQPLQNSGALTIWYGTEVLDLNRLRRTDMTEADWRLELSGPSGRFDIQTSFVFLGAGGGALPLLQRSSIPEAIDFAGFPVSGLWLVCNNTALADQQRAKVYGKAAVGAPPMSVPHLDTRWIDGQRSLLFGPFAGFSSKFLKQGSLFDLPKSVRPTNVFPMLQVGVKNVELVRYLVNQLRQSPEERHAALQAFMPMADPEDWSLSVAGQRVQIIKSSKREGGRLQLGTEVVASGDGSLAALLGASPGASTAVTIMLEVLERCFADQLETLQWQERLRAVLPSYGQDPATDGSVLAGMRRRSDARLGLEGAGG, from the coding sequence GTGGCGGATGGCCACTATGACGCTGTGCTTGTGGGCGCTGGAATCATGGGCGCCACCCTGGCGGCCTTGCTCCACGAGCTCGACCCGGACCTGCGGTTGCTGATGGTGGAACGGCTGGACGCCCCGGCCCTGGAAAGTTCCGCCGCTGTCAACAACGCCGGAACAGGCCATGCGGCCAACTGCGAACTCAACTACACCCCGCTTCAAGCTGATGGCACGGTGGCCACCAGTAAAGCGGTGGCGATCAACGCTGCCTTTGAGCGCAGTCTTGAATTCTGGGGATCCCTGGCTGAACGCGGCAGCCTTGATCCCAGGGAGTTTCTGCATCAGGCGGCGCACATCAGTGCGGTCTGGACCGACGACAACATCGCTTTTCTGAAGCAGCGCTTCGGTCAGCTCCGTGAGCTTCCTGCCTTCGCAGCGATGCACTGGAGTGAGGACCGTCAGCAACTGATGGAGTGGATGCCTCTGGTGATGGAGGGCCGGGATCCGCAGCAGCCGGTTGCAGCCACACGCATCGAACGGGGCACCGACATTGATTTCGGGGCCTTGACCCGGGCCTATCTCCAGCCCCTTCAGAACTCCGGTGCCCTCACCATCTGGTACGGCACCGAGGTGCTTGATCTCAATCGCCTGCGCCGCACGGACATGACCGAGGCGGATTGGCGCCTGGAGTTGAGCGGTCCATCGGGCCGTTTCGACATTCAGACGTCCTTCGTGTTTCTCGGCGCCGGTGGTGGTGCACTGCCTTTATTGCAGCGTTCCAGCATTCCGGAAGCGATCGACTTTGCCGGGTTCCCGGTCAGTGGGCTCTGGCTTGTCTGCAACAACACAGCGTTGGCGGATCAGCAACGGGCCAAGGTCTATGGCAAGGCGGCCGTGGGAGCCCCGCCGATGTCCGTCCCCCACCTCGATACCCGCTGGATCGATGGCCAGCGCTCGCTGCTGTTCGGACCCTTTGCCGGATTCAGCAGCAAGTTCCTCAAGCAGGGCTCCCTCTTCGACCTCCCCAAGTCGGTTCGGCCGACCAACGTCTTTCCGATGCTGCAGGTCGGCGTCAAGAACGTCGAACTGGTTCGCTACCTGGTGAATCAACTGCGTCAGAGTCCGGAGGAGCGCCACGCGGCACTGCAGGCGTTCATGCCCATGGCCGATCCCGAGGACTGGAGCCTTTCGGTGGCGGGCCAGCGCGTTCAGATCATCAAAAGCAGCAAGCGGGAGGGAGGCCGTCTGCAGCTCGGAACCGAGGTTGTGGCCTCAGGCGATGGATCCCTGGCCGCCCTGTTGGGAGCCTCTCCCGGTGCCAGCACGGCGGTGACGATCATGCTGGAGGTGCTGGAGCGCTGCTTTGCAGACCAGCTGGAGACCCTGCAATGGCAGGAACGCTTGCGGGCTGTGTTGCCCTCCTATGGCCAGGATCCTGCAACCGATGGCTCCGTTCTGGCCGGAATGCGCCGCCGCAGTGATGCACGGTTGGGCCTTGAGGGAGCAGGCGGGTAG